In the genome of Synchiropus splendidus isolate RoL2022-P1 chromosome 2, RoL_Sspl_1.0, whole genome shotgun sequence, the window TGAGGCACTCAGTGATGTGACAGATCATGATGTACAAGGACCCGAAGCTCCACATCGTGCTGGACACGTACAGAATGGGCTGGGAAACGTTGGCGGTGACGGCAGCGGACAGAGCGAAGTTCACCTTCTGTAGCACTTCCCCCTCGATGAACGCAGTCAACTCCGCTGAGTTCCTGCACGGCTGCGGTGCCACATTCAGAGCGGCGGCGAAGGTGATTGGGATGGCGTCCCCGAGTTTCACGCTCAGCTTGTCCATCAACTGCTTCAGTTGCTGCTGAGATGCCCTCAGAAGTTGGCCCCTCAGCACGGGCGCCAGGTGTCTCAGGACGTCGATGGAGAGCATCTGAATGACCTCGGTGCACATGTCGGCCAGGAGCACCTGGGTGGACGACTCCCACACCCCAGCAGCCAACATCGTCCACTGCACTGACGACACCCGCTCAAAATACTTCTTCACCAGCGGCTGAATGGTCCCTGGCTGCACTTGAATGGAATCCATGTTGCGGCTTAACAGGAGCCCAAATCTTTGAGAACTTTCCAGCTTTGTGATTGATCAAACGACATCAGAGTTTTTATACATGGACACAGCTCACATGTCACTAAGTATCGATGTTTTGGATCAAGGTTAAGAtgcttttctgctttgtttctgCGTCTGCTTTCTGACTGGGAAACCTTTTTTTATGATGTCACATGTTCCACTGAAGATGTGTGCCAACATTATGATGCCACCATGTTCACTTTAAGACACTTCTGTTTTCAGTGTTGTCACCAGTGACCGAACAtgaacagtgtcctcagtttgACACTAGATGACGCTATCATCGCTGGCTTTGAACaaatgtttcatgacactgaCCTTCATCTTCACTTCTGTCACTTGAGCGCCTCCATCACACCCTATCTTGATGGTCCTCCCTagtttctcctctcctcttcatgatGACCACATCCATGGACCTCATTCTTCACTCTGTCCTCCCTTGggctccaaacttctccacctgTCCCTCTGATGGACTCATCTCTGAGCCTCTCCTGCCTACAGTAGTTCACGACACTTGATCAAAGTTCCACTTgaaacctgccacttctctagTCCTGCCTCTGTCTTGGTCTACACTAAAGGCTTCAGATTCACAACACTTTCACCTTTCGATCTCCTTTATCAACATCAGAGATTTTGCTTTCAAACTCCAGGCACAGAAAGTCAGTAACTCTACCGCTTCATTCCTCTGTCCTCGCGTCTCTCTGGGCTATCCCACTTCTTCAGTACTCACTCCACCACGACCACACCATTCCAGTGGGTTTATAAGGTTGTTTTCATAACAGCAATTCAACAACGCCTCCAGAAGCCCCCTGGTTGTTTTGCTATGATTCGTGCAGCTTACGCCTATGATCACACTGTCTCCAGTGAGTCGCCACATATCACAAACTCTGCGGCACTTTAGACACCAGAGATGCCCCGGGATCAAAcccctcctctccatgatggATGCAAGTCCAGGGCCAGTCTGGGTCCACCTGTGTTTTTTGGGTGTAATGTTTTCCGGGTTACAGGGCTCAAACTGGAATTACGACAAATGATGATGAATTATGAATCCACTTCATGTCAACAGCACCAGAATACGCTCAACAATGAGAAGATGTTCCATGAGGTCACCACCACAGATGTGCACAGTATGGAAGGTGATTACTATCTATGAAGATGAGATTCCACTGCCATTAAAGGTATGTTCATCGTAAATGGAAAAGTTACAGTGGAACCAGGAACTTACAAATTTAAGTACATCGTCCATTAGTGTTTTCTATACGTCTCACTACGGACCAAAGAGTAGGTGCCCTGTGAGGGCCCCACCCATGCTAATATTGGGAAACTGGCGCCGCAAATGGCCCATCGGTTTTAGTGTGAAAGCCCCTTTATTGTGACACAATAGATCCCCCCAAAAGtatgcaacaacaacaataaacttTTAATACATCACAAAGAATATTCACATTTGTGTACATCATCTTCACAGAAGAATGGTTGTGACTGGTGACTTCAGTCAGAAGCATGGTGGCTTAGCAAACACCCTCGAGAAAAAGTCCCCGATCTTGCCTCTCGTCGTCGGAGCATCCAGagtgatgattttgtttttcaaacagttgatgaagtTGCTGTACGAAGCAGGACTGGGCTGCTTCATCAGGCCGTCCATCAGCTTCTCCACCGAGCGCATGTCATGGATGAGCTCCTTCATCACCGCCTTGATGACTTTATTGAAGCAGCTGTTGTCCATCAGCACCGCGGTCAAGGGGGGACTCAGCTGTTCCAGGGCATATTCCGACAGGTCTCTGATGACCAGGTGGATGTCTTCGATGTGCATGGACTTTCTGGACTCCCATGGGAGCAGCTTGACCAACTTCATGATCAGGGCCCCCACCAGTTGGCTAATCAGCACAATGTTGGACGCCGCCGAGTTGACTGACGCCGGGCAGAACTTCTCCCCGGACAGCTGACTCAGGAAGGTGAAGTCCTGGCTACAGGTGGTCGTGTCCTGCATGAAGAGGACATTGCGGGTGATGAGCCGGCTGTCCACGTGCGCCCTGGCCAGAAAGTTGTCGTCCTCGTCCGTGCTGGAGTCGTAATtggaagatgatgaggagaagGACTGGCGTTTGGAAAGAGTCTGTGTGTGGCGGTGGGTGGTCTGCTGGAGCCGCTCGCTGTTCTCAGGCAGCATCTTCATGATGCATTCATTGATGTCGCTCAGCGCGCCGGACACCTTCTCTGGGTGGCTGTTCAGTGACTCCATCTGCACCCACAGAAGAACCTGCTGCAGGAATCTCCACACCGTGTCCTCTGTCATCAGATACAGAACATCAGGACATGAGTCCAACCTTGTCTCCTCGATTCGCCTGTTGGCCGCTGAGAGTACAGAGTCCGAGTGCCGCTTCCCTCCCGAGAACAAGGGGATCGGACAGATCCGTCCCTCAGTGATTTGCTTGAACAGTTTATCAGTCAGTGCTCTGGAGAAGGTCTGAATTTCACCACTGATTTGTTCGAGTATCtcacagacctgctctgttgATTTCCCACCAAGGTTGACTTTAAAAAACATCTCCTCCACGTTGCTCTGGATCGTCTCCAAATCGCCCGAGAAGACCTTCCACATGGCTTTCCTGTCAAATGTCACTGACTTGTCTCGCTGAGGTTTCAGGGCGATGAAGGAAGCGTCTTCAGCAAGACTCGACTGAGACAGCGAACTGGACTTGAGATCAATCAGGAAGTCGCAGTGCCCACTCTGGACCATGCCCTCTAAACGAGTCATTGTCTTTTTAAATTGCGTCCGTATGAAGTTTGCAAGCCTCTGTTTCTGATCCACGCTGAGCACGTCGGCGTTTGAGGAGAAGAATTCCTTCACTCTATCCATGATCAAACTCATGTTGAAGTGAGTGGCGGCTGAGTTGCTGTTTAGGAAATCACTGTGCCCATAGCAAAGCTGATGCAAGTCCTCGATGACTGTGGTGACGATTTGTGCCGCTGCCTCCTGAGCGTCCGGAGAAGGGCAGGATGGTTTGAAGACTTGGTTCCTCTCGCTGGCGACACACTCAGAGGACCATTTCTGGAGAATTCCTGTCACGGCTTCAGTGGCACACGGGACGCTGATCCCAGATTTGAGACTCTGAGATGACTCGCACCGCTCCGGCTCCTCGCTGACCAGGAATTCCTGAACCTCCCTCAGTTTGTGTTGGTCGTTGTCAATTTTCTTGCACTGCCAGCAGCAGGCGAAGCTCTTCTGGTTCAGCTTATTCAGAAATCTCTTGAGGCACATGATGATGTTCTGGATCATGCTGGAATGAGAGGTCAGGTTTCTGATGGTTGCCGGCACGTAGAAGACCTTGGTCTTGTTGGCAGCAGATAGCGCAGTGCTGACTCTCTGCAAGACCTCGCCCTCCATCAGCGCCGTGAGCTGCTGTGCACTCTGACACGCCTGCTGAGGAACGTTCAGAGCTGCAGCGAAGGTTTTGGGAATGCTGTCACCCAGGCTAATGTTGAGGCTGGACTCGCTCGGGGTGGAATTTGCTCGCTCCTGCAGCGCCGGCATCATTCGCTTCAGCACAGCCACGGTCAGAGTCTGAACAATTTCGCCACACATTTCCGCTAGAATCACCTGTGTGGCCGAGTCCCAAGACCCAGCGGCCAGCATCGTCCACTGCACCGCCGAGATCCGGTCGAAATATTTGGTGACTAGTGGGAGAAGGATCTCGGCTCTGACATGGATGTCGTCCATGTTGAGACGCTCCCCTGTCTCTTCCGGTCTATCAGTGGACTCCAGCTCAACTTCCACGGTGGATCAGCTCCATCCTCTCAGCCGCTCCACGTTTCCTCTCTGTTCTCTCTCGGGTCAAAACACGTTGCATTCGAGTGCCACGGTCCATGTCTTTAAATCTCATTGACAGCCACGCCTGGATGGGTTGGTCCCTCGTATGGCTTAATCACAGTGCGAGTCAAAAGTCTTATATCTTCAAGAGTGGCGTAAATACTTTAATCTGGTACGGTGATTCCTTTGATCTCATTGTTTCTGGGATCACATAAACTCAATTTTATGACATCATCGTCCAAGAAATTGAATAAATTGGACAGAGATTTATAAAATGTCAGTCCTTTGAAGCAGGAGGGACCAAACCTGGAGACAGATTACAAAGGTGAATCTTTTTCTGTACTTCAGTAACAACAGCAAAGTATTACTTCTTCATTTACTACTATAACAACTACTCCTTCATCACAACTCACTCTTTGAACTCCACCTGTAACttttctttctcacacacactcaaccacaCTCTCTCCATTCAGCATTCCTCCGTCTGTGAATAACTTCCTTATTAGTGGCACAAGAAATtccaactatatatatatatatatatatatatatatatatatactcaattTAAAAAGCACAATTCAGCTTCTTGTCCCTTTGGAGAAATGTATAGATTTATTTCCTCAAGAATACAAAGCCATTTTTGTGtaaagatgaaatgtcaatcgttttctgtttgttaatcagaaacatcaacaaaacaacattttattttctaaacGCTGGTAAGTCTGAAACCTCGTCCCCCTTTCAGCCAAAGAGATCTGCGACAGACTGAAGCAACTGACAGGACGCGGCagtggaggtgtgtgtttggTGCCCGTCACCAAACGTGAATTAATTCACACTCCGTCATTCACACACTCGTCTGTGGTGCTTACGCTTCCTCGCTAATTTGTTCTCCGATGCAAAGAGTGTGTTTGGTCGCGGAAGCGAGGagctttattgttttattggaGAAATACGAAGCGGTAGCGAGGCTGACGACGACGGAGAGGCGAAGTTTGGCGACTTGACAAACAAAATGACGGCACAAATGAAGCCGCCGAGGACGTCAGTGTGAAGTTAAAAAGGTTTACTTTCACATGCGACTGGGAAAAGTCGTGATTATGGGCGGTATTCTGTCGTTTTTCTCGCTGATGGACGGAGAGAAAACACAACTTGAGGCAACGCTCTGCTTCACaactgagctgcagctgcttcactCTCCACAGTTCTCATCCTATAGTTAAGTACCGCCTCGTTCGCTGGTGGAGTTTAGACTAGACAGTCAACTGAGAGGAGAAAACAGACTAAGAATATGACAGAAGTTGCACCAGCTCCAGCCGCCGCCCCGGCAAAAGCTTCCAAGCCGAAGAGGAAGTCAGGCAAGTCCGCCAGTTCTGGACCGAGTGTTCGCGAGCGCATTGTCAAGATCGTGTCCGCCTCCAACGAGCGTGGAGGTGTGTCACTGGCCGCCATCAAGAAAGCTCTGGCCGCCGGTGAGTacgatgtggagaagaacaatGCTCGCATCAAGCTCGCCATCAAGAAGCTGGTGGCTAATGGTGTCGTGATCCAGACCAAGGGCACCGGAGCGTCCGGCTCTTTCAAGATGAACAAGAAAGAAGCGCCCAAGACTAAAAAAGCCGCTCCAAAAACCAAGAAGGTCGCTGCCAAGAAACCCGTAGCAGCCAAGAAAGCACCAGCGGCGAGGAAGCCGAAATCCGCGGTGAAGAAGACGGCAGCCTCTAAAAAGTCTCCGAAGAAGGTCAAGCCTGCGAAGACTGAAGCGAAGAAAGCAGCAGCGAAGAAGGCGAAGAGCCCCAAGAAAGCTAAGGTGACCAAGACATCCGCCAAGCCGAAGGTGGTGAAGAAGCCTGCGGCAAAGAAAGCACCGAAGAAGACGTCTAAGGCAGCGAAGAAAGCGGCACCAAAGAGAAAGTAAACTTTCGGTGCTTAATAACAAaaaggctcttttcagagccacccaccTTCTCTGTTGAGCATTTCcgtcatatacagtatgtatatatataaccctaacacacacacacagtattatTAAGCATTAAGTCTTAGTGTGACAGACACCAACGATGCATGTTTCTCTCAGATGTCAGTAAGGTGGTGTCCATGATCTGACAGAACATTCCTCCTCACACTGCAGACAAAAGACCCTGTAAAACTAGCATTATTTAGATTCTATTCAAAACTTCAAATTTACAGTCTCATTCGAGGTCATTGTCACTGGATTCACAGAATTAGAGGGTGAATCGAACGTTGAAAGCAGTTTGGAAATTCCGCTTTCCTCCAATCAGCAGCTGCGCTGATGAGACTGAAAGTTTTGCACCAATCAGGAGTCCAAACGTCATCACAGCTGCCCTGCGTTTCGCTTTATAAGACGGACGGAGGCGGCTAATACGTATCACTTCTGAGGAAGCGCGAACGTTGTTATCATGGCCAGAACCAAGCAGACCGCCCGTAAGTCCACTGGAGGCAAAGCCCCCAGGAAGCAGCTGGCCACCAAGGCCGCTCGCAAGAGCGCTCCTGCCACCGGCGGAGTCAAGAAGCCTCACCGTTACAGGCCCGGCACCGTGGCTCTGCGAGAGATCCGTCGCTACCAGAAGTCCACCGAGCTGCTGATCCGCAAGCTGCCCTTCCAGCGTCTGGTCCGTGAGATCGCTCAGGATTTCAAGACCGACCTGCGCTTCCAGAGCTCCGCCGTCATGGCTCTGCAGGAGGCCAGTGAGGCTTATCTGGTCGGCCTCTTCGAGGACACCAACCTGTGCGCCATCCACGCCAAGAGAGTCACCATCATGCCCAAAGACATCCAGCTGGCCCGCCGCATCCGTGGAGAGAGAGCTTAAATCCACACGCCTCTCACTCGACACCacaacggctcttttcagagccacacacTCGAACTAACGAGCGAATGTTTCCAAGGTGAATGTAGCGGGTGGTGACCATTCTTCTAAGAAGCACACGCTTTAAACTAGATTCAATAATGAAATATACAGCATGCTCGCAGACAGCTAATTAACTGCGACCATTTTATGGCAATAATTATTCTTATATACAAAAGTCTACAATATGTCACTTAGATGGAAAAGTTAATTCTTATCAATTATGTGTTCAACTACCTTCGATATTCGTTTTGTTATGCGAATGTTTCTTGTGTACAAGACGTTTTTCACTCGGTGAGAAATAAAAAGTGGCACAGTAGTTGAAAATATCAAGATGATTTCAAACTCGTAAGACGTTCGTTCACTTTTCATACCAATGACAGGAAAACGTGATGTCATTGTGAGAGTTGACTCCGCCTCTGTCTTCGAGCACGTCCGCCATATCACTATATTCTTCGCGGCAACACTGTCGAGGACCATTTCAGTTTAACTACCTGAGCTGAGAAGATGTCTGGCAGAGGCAAGGGCGGGAAAGGACTTGGTAAAGGAGGCGCCAAGCGTCACCGCAAGGTTCTCCGCGACAACATCCAGGGCATCACCAAGCCCGCTATCCGCCGTCTGGCTCGCCGTGGCGGAGTCAAGCGAATCTCCGGTCTGATCTACGAGGAGACTCGCGGAGTGCTCAAGGTCTTCCTGGAGAACGTGATCCGTGACGCCGTCACCTACACCGAGCACGCCAAGAGGAAGACCGTGACCGCCATGGATGTGGTCTATGCGCTTAAGAGGCAGGGCCGCACTCTGTACGGCTTCGGCGGTTAAACCAGACTGGATATACTCGAAACACAAAGGCTCTTTTAAGAGCCGCTCACTTATCTTTAAGTGCTTGTTCTCTGTTCTCTCCACTCTATGGAAACGGGTCGTTATTTACATGTGTCTACCGTTTTTATTTAAGTGGCGCCAATGGCAATGATGTCTTGATTATAATGATACATTAGTTCAGTCATAGAAGAGGTTAAGAACTGTGTCACTCCACTCTACTACAGACCGAACTGCAGGTAGGCCACGCCTTCTCCCCGTGTCCATTCGCCATCTGAACAACATGCATGTTCCACCTGTAAACataaaccattaaaaaaaccAAACTATTGTAAATAATGTTCCTTCGTGACAAGCAACTTATATTTAAAGTATATCTCGACCTGAATGAACTTCACAATTTAGGCTTCTGTAGTCGCCTCCTaatgaatgtttcatgataGCACAATCCTGCTGTGGTACACCAGGGGTCCACAAACAGCCTGGAAAGGGCTGCAGTGCgtgcgggtttttgttccagtcaATGAAGCACACCGTTTAACCAAACTGGAGAAACTAGCTGCAGCTGACAGAAAATCAATGATTGCAGATTacctggttggtgaagctgtgtgtgctgtgttgGAGCTGGAAGAGTTTAGAGACCCATGTGGTCTCAATAAACAGTCCAGAGGTTTTCCTTTTTGGCATAAACAGCTGCAAAAAAGTCACATTAGCAAGTCTGGAGGGCACACCACAGGGTTGGTTGTTGGCTTGATTTTCAGATCCATCAGTTCTTGTTTGTTATGGTTTGACAAAATAAAGGTTCACTCTTGAATAgaacatttgtgtttgtgactggttTCTCTTTACATTGCCCTCACGTCCGCAGCACCTCTATGAAAAACACCTAGGTTTCTGCAGAATGTACTCTACTCTCTAGTCCTCCAGtattgttgtgaagtggcaGTTTAAAAACTAGCATCTGacgttttcaaatgtattcacacTAAGGTCCGATTTCAAAAAGCCTATGAATCAGTGACTGAAAACTGTGGGTCAGCTCCaaccaagcacacacagcttcaccagtcagTCAAATTATTACTAttggtgactgaaaaaaaaattaaatgactcAATACACACACTTTGGTGGTTGATCACTAAACAGGCTtgttttagatttattgtgATTATATATCCTAGTAATAGAATGAGCGTTTAATCTGTGTTTCTTTCAGGACGACTGTGAGTGTACTGAGAAATATTCAGCCTCACGAGCCGAGCTGAGGTTTGGATCTTAAAAATAAACTTGTCTGTCATTGTAAAATGTGATACCGATGAAGCGCTTGGCGAGTTTGATCTTTTTGAAGATGATAAAGTCGTACTAATTCCGAGCAACGGCTCGAACTGAGATGAAGTAGTGAGCTTCAGAGGCTCCGGGAGTAAAAGCGGGACACAGTCGGGAGATCCAACAACTTCAGAGTGAAGATAAAAGTGTGCAGTTTCACTTGCGACTGCTTCGatttatgacatttttttccaccttgttgtttttcttgttggaagaaggagagaaaacacaagtgAGGTGCGGCGTCCCTACTCGGCGGAGCTGCAGCTGCATTCACTCTCTACGGTTCTCATGGCGAGTTTAAGAGCCTCTCACTCTCAGCAGCGCCACAGTCTATAAGACAGACGTTCGTTCGAGagaaaacatgacagaagtCGCCCCCGCTCCAGCCGCCGCTCCGGCCAAGGCCGCCAAGAAGAAGAGCTCGAAGCCCGCCAAGACCGGCCCCAGCGTCGGCGAGCTCATCGTCAAGGCCGTGTCCGCCTCCAAGGAGCGCAGCGGTGTGTCACTGGCCGCCATTAAGAAGGTTCTCTCCGCCGGCGGCTacgatgtggagaagaacaatGCTCGCGTTAAGACCGCTGTGAAGAAGCTGGTCACCGCTGGAACCCTGGTTCAGACCAAGGGCACCGGAGCTTCTGGCTCCTTCAAGATGAGCAAGAAAGAAGCTCCCAAAGCCAAGAAAGTTGCGCCTAAAGCTAAGAAGGCCGCCGCCAAGAAACCCGCTGCGGCAAAGAAACCCGCAGCAGCCAAGAAGCCCAAGAGCGCAGCGAAGAAGCCGGTGGCCGCTAAGAAGTCTCCAAAGAAGGCGGCTAAAAAACCCGCAGCTAAGAAGGCGGCGACGAAGAGTCCCAAGAAAGCTGCCACCAAGAAACCCGCTAAGAGTCCCAAGAAGGCGGCCAAGAAACCGGCGGCGAAGAAGGCTCCCGCCAAGAAAGCTGCCGCCAAGCCCAAAGCTAAGAAGGCAGCACCCAAGAAGAAGTAGACGCTCAGATCCTTCAACCaaaggctcttttcagagccacccaccTTCTCTAATGAGCCTCCGCTGTTTGGTGTGTGGTTGTGCATTGAACTATCTTATCACAACTTTACTCAATATTGAGACGACATTGCGTTATTTGGGGAGTCATGGAAGAATCTCGTAGATTATCCACCTCCGCGATaaaaaaccaacaaatcacaacACAGACGTGTGGAACAATTTATCCGTGCCTTCATTTTCTATAAACCCATATCACCGAGTGCACAGCGAAAGACTCGCTAGTTTATTCATTCACTGCTTCAAAAACGCTGTTTCACAGGAAACACTTGTTGGACACTCGACCAGCCTCCAACATAGACTCCGGCACAATCTCCGCTTCTGATTGGAGGAAAACGTTTAAGCAGCGTTGTGTAACCGCCCCCACCCTCGGACCTATATAGACGCAGCCCCACTCTTTCAAGCGCATCTCGAGCTGGACTCAACTTTTACAAGCTACCATGAGTGGAAGAGGCAAAACCGGCGGCAAGTCCCGCGCCAAGGCCAAGTCCCGCTCCTCCAGAGCCGGACTCCAGTTCCCGGTCGGTCGTGTCCACAGGCTGCTCAGGAAGGGCAACTACGCTCAGCGCGTCGGTGCCGGCGCCCCCGTCTACCTGGCGGCCGTGCTGGAGTATCTGACCGCTGAGATCCTGGAGCTGGCTGGAAACGCTGCCCGCGACAACAAGAAGACCAGAATCATCCCCCGCCATCTGCAGCTGGCTGTCCGCAACGACGAGGAGCTCAACAAGCTGCTCGGAGGAGTCACCATCGCTCAGGGCGGAGTGCTGCCCAACATCCAGGCGGTTCTGCTGCCCAAGAAGACCGAGAAGCCCGCCAAGGCCAAGTAAAGGCTCCAACACCACaaaggctcttttcagagccacccacttTCAGCTAGAGAGCAGTTCACCATTCAGTTATAACCTGTAGTCACATTAACTAAATGAAATGACAGACATCCCGTATGTCCCTAACAATGGTCGCTTTAGGAGATTTTGCTGCCTTTCCGATTTCACTTTGCATTTTAGTTCCAGCCCAGAATAGACTGTAT includes:
- the LOC128754838 gene encoding histone H1-like; this translates as MTEVAPAPAAAPAKASKPKRKSGKSASSGPSVRERIVKIVSASNERGGVSLAAIKKALAAGEYDVEKNNARIKLAIKKLVANGVVIQTKGTGASGSFKMNKKEAPKTKKAAPKTKKVAAKKPVAAKKAPAARKPKSAVKKTAASKKSPKKVKPAKTEAKKAAAKKAKSPKKAKVTKTSAKPKVVKKPAAKKAPKKTSKAAKKAAPKRK
- the LOC128754840 gene encoding histone H1-like — protein: MTEVAPAPAAAPAKAAKKKSSKPAKTGPSVGELIVKAVSASKERSGVSLAAIKKVLSAGGYDVEKNNARVKTAVKKLVTAGTLVQTKGTGASGSFKMSKKEAPKAKKVAPKAKKAAAKKPAAAKKPAAAKKPKSAAKKPVAAKKSPKKAAKKPAAKKAATKSPKKAATKKPAKSPKKAAKKPAAKKAPAKKAAAKPKAKKAAPKKK
- the LOC128754852 gene encoding histone H2A-like; this translates as MSGRGKTGGKSRAKAKSRSSRAGLQFPVGRVHRLLRKGNYAQRVGAGAPVYLAAVLEYLTAEILELAGNAARDNKKTRIIPRHLQLAVRNDEELNKLLGGVTIAQGGVLPNIQAVLLPKKTEKPAKAK